In Vigna angularis cultivar LongXiaoDou No.4 chromosome 8, ASM1680809v1, whole genome shotgun sequence, the DNA window tggGAGGACACGACTTCTTTATTAGAAGTCGTCTGGGTCCCCGACGACTTGTTTATTTtcgtatttcaaaatttttttgcCTATTTCCGTAACATGTGAGGCAAATTTGTCCAGTTTAATAACTTTGCCCAATATTTaactaaaagattaaaaattaaactataggAACTAAGTGAGATATTTTTAACTATAATGACTAAAAGGAAATGTTCTTATAACTTtaagaagcaaaagaaaaattaaatcttaaaacAATACCATGTTTAgctttatattaatatttaataagacTATTGAATAGAATGGGTCATTTGactatagaaataaataaataaataaagaactttaacaaaatcattaaaagcataacttatttgttaaaatactaATCTGTTTTTAACATCTTTATAATTAGAAGACCTTGGAATGAAAGTCCACGTTATAAATTCAACTCAAAATCTTTTAGTTATGGAATGTTTGATCACTCCATTCAAGAGAAGACTCACTAGTGAGAATGACAccaatttgaaattcatttaataACAAAACTTTTGATTCAAAATGTCAAAAGTAttcaagaattaaaatattataatttatcaaaGGATTATTGACAATTCAAAGCTCGTTCCTTTccacatttaaataatttttattttatatttacatgaTCCTAAATTTAGTAAACTTAAGATAAAGTATATAGAACCacatgaaaacaaatataacaCAAGTTTGTTTCTATAAAGTTCAAATGCTTTCAAATATCTAGTCATATGTGTATTGTTTCGAAGTAAAGAAActttaaaggtttaatacctattttggtctcTAGATTTGTAAGGtctgttcaaagttgtccttccttttttttaaagttcactaacatcctacttttcgcaaaaacAGTTTAAGTGGATCCTTTttgcttacggcgttaaaaaactaaCGGCAAAGTTGCTCTGGTGGCCAAAATTAGATGACCTGTCCAATTAGTCCAATTAGTTGGCAAGTTCAGCCAATAAGAGAGTGCCACGTGGCAGTCCTCTTTCCACTCAAAATCTTTATCACACTTCTTCATATTCATCGTTAACCAATAATACTGTAATTCAGTTGCCAAGattcaaaaaaatcaaagtgaGGGAGAAAAACCTTCAGAGGGTAAAGACCAATTGTCGACGTTAACTCAGAAGAAGAATCTAATGTTTGATGAGCGTTTTCGGGATTATTGGTGTTGTTGTTCTCTGATTCCTTCTTCTCCGCTGTGAAATCCATAATCGCGCGTGCCAAACCCTAATCCCTAATTGCACATTGCTTCAGAAATAATTTAACGTAAAAAACCTCACTATCTTCCAATCTCAGTGTTTCACCATTGTCGTAAACCAAGATCGTCGGTACGCCTCCGCTCTCTCCGCTACTGCGCCGCGCCCCATCTCCTCGCCCTTCCCGcactcaaaacaaacaaacagtTTAGAAATACAGTGCAGGGAGGGGCGACAAATCCCTCTGGGGGCTCCGGTGGGTTGAAGTCAATGTCTTCTAATGGGTTAACGTTGTCGAAGAAGAAAGTGTCGATGTCATAGGAGGGTTTGCATTTGGCGTAGAGGATGGAGGGGTGGTGTTAGGGTCTGGCGAAGAGGAGGGAGACGGTGTGCAGCGGCGAAGGGAGGAGAGAGAAGCGGAAAGAGGGAAAAACCGATAATGCCACGTAATAATAAACTGTACAGCTAATTTAGGTTTCGCCAGGTAAACAACTCTGTCATTAATCTTTCTAACGGTGtaagcaaaaaggactaacgtgcaccgtttttgcgaaaagtaggatgttaatgaacttttgaaaaaaaggaggacaactttgaacaaaCTCTACAAAACGAgagaccaaaataggtattaaaccaactttaaaattttataagaattagataattctttttctttcaaaaggaaaatttaAAAAGCAAAACTATAGTAATATTTTCCCCAAAATTTGAAAGAGTAATTTCTGAAAAACAAATAgcatctttttttaaaaaaacaaaacatatgcCACTTTtcttagaaaattttattttgtcagACTATCATCATGATAACCCTAACCCATTTTGATTTTCcttattaaaattaagtaataataaagtaagtaaataaaaaactaacatTTTAGTACATCAACACTTTTTCATTCTCTAAAACGAGCCACTAACATAAATTTTAACACCAtcttattatttaagtttaagttGGATTAAATCTTATAAATTCACTTAAGATGAATTTTGATCTTAATTTATGGATTTTAGAGTTTTGATTCTCCATGTGAGATCTCCAATAACAAATGTGGGAGAAAAGTTTCAGTTATGAAGTGGAAGATCTACATGGTTTGCATTTAGGGTTTGGAAATTAGGGTTGAAAGGGATGATTGGTAGCTTACCTACCATATTAAGCAGTTGGACCAAGAAAAAGTAtaacttttcttctttattcttgAATGGATATTAAGATGAGgtcataaaaaatgtataaacttTTTCTATGTTGATAACTCTTTGATAATTAGATCCaatgaaataaaacaaagtGTTAGAtattaaagaaagagaaaagtgtAAGGATAAGCATGAGAAAGCATATTGTGGATCTCTATTGATGAAGTTCAATGATATTTTAACTTGAAAATGATATGAATTTGTTTGGTTTATGGTTTCTATCAGACTATAGTGATTTTTTGGATGATGTACATATCATCTGTGCATATAAAATTTAGGGTTCAATCAATTTTCACAAACCTGAAAGTTGTGGGGATAAGTTCTATACTTtgttattgtttcttttataatgACTTATCCAATATCTTCGAAATATTGTGTGAAATATTGTGTTCTAAATGTTTGTTCCTTTGCTACTAATAACACTTAAAAGGAATATGAACTAATAATCTTCAAtgagataaatttttaaaaagttaatcaATCTCTCATCAAATCCAGGATGAGGATTTAAAGAAATCATATTATCATAAaactaatttgaaataaaatgtaGTAATCACCATTTACTAGTGTATTTGGAAAAACTTCTTTCTCCGCGATTTTAAAagggaaaaataaaatgaaatattttttattacactaAAATTAAGTTATAGCTAAACTAAATTGTAAAAAccatttactttaattttttcaataaaataaatttttaactacGACAAAATTGCCTTTCCTTCCAAACAATCGTGAgagtttataattttcaatGATTTGAAACACCGTTTAATTTCAcgttataattaaaagaaatagattgataaaagtattaaatactttaattttcttaattgcatgagagaaaaattgaaattaaataaaaacaatattattcttcttttcttttaaaaaaacgtATAACTTTGACAAAATTATTCTTAAGAGAgtaaattctttctttttaattaacataaaaaaaatcagacaATTCACTCATTTCCTTTTACATTCTTTATTCGGTTAAACAAGTGGAAAAAATAATACACTTACTATCtattccttttctctctttattcttcccatctcttttttatttctctgtGGCTATTTACCACCTAATCCAACAGACAATACAAAGAGAGGCCTTTCTATACATCACCAACCTGAGAGGCCTTTCTATACATCACCAACTTTAAGGGCATGTTCTTTTGaatggatttaaaaaaataaatttaaaaaatttaaaaaaatttgaagataattttttttattattttttaagcaaATTTAATggtaaataagaataaatttaaaaatatttttttttaatttgtcacgtcaatacaattctatactaattatcacaaattttattttcaaattaactctcatttacctccaaattcgcttaaaaaaataataaaaaaaattatgttcaaattctctcaaatcccCTAAAATCCACTCTCTCAAATCCACTTAAAAAAACAAGTCCTAACTGAAAACATTCATCACCAAAACACGATAGAGATTACGAGAACAACAAATGCATGTGAGATTTGTGTTAGTGAAATTACAATAGATGACAAAGGTGATTCTGAAGATTAGCAGTGAACTGAAAGTGAAAGATGCCAAAATTCTAATGCCAATCAAATAAAGAAACGTGAAACTGTTTTTTATCACATTACTATCATTGCCTACCattctgattttgattttgttaaagATAATTTGGGTAGTTCAGTTCTATAGATAGTATCCTCTATTTGCAGTCAATCTCAAACTAATCATGTACATTTTTTGGTAgcaattaaaattatagttcAGAAGCTTCTGATAACGCAAATCGTATACAAGCTTGTAGGCCAAAATGATTACACAAGgggtaataatataaaatatggcGAAAATCTAAGTTCTCAACTAGTGGTATTCTGACTCTTGCCATGTTGAACTTCCTCTAGACATTCCTTGGCACGTTGTACTTTGGACTGGAGATAGAAACTCCCACTCTTGGCATTACTCTCAAACAAACTATCGTATTTCTGCATggcaagaaattaaaaatgattaaaacaaTAACAGTTTAGCCCTCTGAACTGACGGATAGTTCAGCATTAAAAATTGGGAAGTCAAGAACATTAATCTTAAAATCAAGTGCATTTTAGaatcacaatatatatatatatatatatggttaatGGAATTTTTTTCTCCTGATAAATTGCCAGGTGTTGGTTTTCGCCTCACTTTTAAATCCCCTTTACTTTTGTCATTGCATTTTCTAAAAATCTAAACTTTCATTCCATAGATCTGTTAAGTTACTGTGCAAGTTACTTAGTAATCTTTGCAACCAACATCCAAGTAACGAAACAGAAATTTCACCTTGTTGCACAGATCATTATGTTGTGTGTAGAAAATCCAAGAAAAAAATGTGGGGGGTTTAAATTgagcaaaaatgaaaaaaattggcAATTTTCCAAAGATGAAAAACACCAGCAAAATACATTATATAGCTAGTATTTTATCGCAAGCTTCCGAgagattaaaatttaaacaaaacatatGTTCATGTCTAATGGACTGAAAAATATAAGCAAATTCTAACTAAGTTAACTCTATTTAATGCCATTATTAAACATTACACTTTTCAAAACTGTAATTCCTTTCTAAATGTAATTCCTTTCTAAATGAAGCTAGGTTTTTCACTAGTATGAGTTCGAAGGTAGTTTTAGTTATTGAATTCCAATTGAAGCCTATTACTCAATATGCTGTCCTCCAAAATGCATTTCACACATTAGCAAGTTATAAATTTGAACACAAATGGGTAATATACCTACAACATAAATGATATACTAACCTTGATAATATCCTCCCAGGGAGTTTCCGCAGAGACACCAAGAATCTGTCGAGCCTCTTGCTCTGTCATTGCCTTGCTAGCTCTGCGAATGGTATTTTGTATTGTCTCCTGTGCAACACCAGTTTTTGCGGCATCTGGAATTACAACATAAtgttaagaaaaataagatCCAGAGCTGCTGTGTTACCATATCTGTGTGTTTAGTGTGAGATAGACTAGGCCAAGACATTAcgaaaagaagaataaagacACTAAAATGTGTATCAGAGTCAAAACAAAAGGTATTTGACAAAGACCACAGAATTACCGATAGAATGGAGGAACTACTTTGTTACAATTTTCCATTAAGTATCAGAGTTATATCATCAAAAACTTCATCGAGAGGAAATAGCCTAGCTTGTTATCCTCATtaatttaaagaacaaaataatgcTTGGTGAATGAAGGAAGTTCCAGCTCTTAATGGATGAGAGAAATGCCAAAACTTTTGCAAACTGAAAAAGGAACCTATGTTGCACCACGAAACTACAGAAGTGATAGATTAACTGCTAAAAGGAAACAACTAGCGTACCAAAACTCAGTTTGAATACCATTAAGAAGTGGActtcaaccccacaaaaccagtTTGTAAGATAaagtttgcacccacttatatattataaattgaccttatctctgatcgatgtgagactttcaataCACCTCCTCAcgtcgaggtatatacatctcgagcgtgagattGAATATTAATAGGTGATTCAATAACGGCCTAATAGCAGGTGAAACaacatgcccaacaaacaacaaatatatcGCTAGGATAAGCTCTAACCAAACTCTGATACTATGTTAAGAAATTGAGAGAAACTAAAAAGTCTTCTTTTTCACTTAGTAAATCTGATACAAATTACTACTGCATTTATAGGAGAAGTAGTTCTGAAAAGTAAAAGGGCGGGAAGCCtctaacataaatattaataataataaagacatTATATTTCAACACTCTCCTTCAAGCTAGAGCATATAGATCATATGTACCAAGCTTgaaacatataaattgaattctaggcccccttagagatttggtcGGAATGTCTGTGACTTGTTCATTAGAGTTGACAAACTCAGTAACAAGATCATTTGCCAACAACTTCTCTctaacaaaatgacaatcaatctctatgtgttttgttctttcatgAAACATTGGATTAGAGACAATGCGAAGGGCAGCTTGATTGTCACCGTACAACTTCATCTGCTCATTGtcacaaaatttcaactctTGAAGGAGTTGTCTAATCCACACAAGCTCACATGTAGTTAGAGCCATAGATCAATACTCAGCTTCAACACTAGATTgagcaacaacactttgtttcttacttttcgtAGATACAAGGTTTCCTccaagtaaaacacaatatctTGTGGTAGATCTTCTGTCAATTGGAcaaccagcccaatctgcaACACAATATCCTTCAACTCGagtgcatcacaatatccttcaaCTCGagtgcatcacaatatccttcaaTTGAAGGGGAGTGttgataccaacttgaagagtTAGAGAAACTGAAAAGTCTTCTTTTTCACTTAGAAAATCTGATACAACTTACTACTGCATTTATAGGAGACAGTAGTTCTGAAATGTAAAAGGGTGCGAAGCCTCTGACAACACCCTAAcataaatattcataataataaagACATTATATTTCAACCGCTACGATAGACTCTAACCAGGCTCTGATACAatgttaagaagtagactttaagcctaattcaaccccacaaaaccggcttgtaaggtgaagtttgcatccacttatatattataaattggccttatctctagtcgatgtgggacttctaacaGATACTAGATGATTCACTACTAAGCTATCCATCAGCCTAGAATGCTATAAAGTATACCATGGTAGAAAGTCATATCATACAAAATCTATACATTTTAAGAAAGCCTATAATGAAGTCTAACATATTGTATCCACTGCAAAATTTTGAAACATGAGTGTAGCACCTATTCAAATGAACAAGGTATATTTAAGTTAATGGAAACCCGGTGGAGATGTGGAGGTCTAACAAAGAAGTTTCCTGGATGAATAGGTTTGAGGCAACCAAAGAAATTCTTTAGAGACAAAAGGGAGTCCAGTAGTCCAGTTCAGAGGAAAAAGGTCAATTACGAGGTCACCTATTGTACTGAAATGCAAGTAGAATGAGAAGCCTGAAATATATTGTAACTGTAGAGtgtcaaagaaaaataaattgaacaGATTGATCTACTAAACTCTGATAACACCTGCAGTGTTGTATGGAGAATGATGGGCGGTTAATGCAAAATTGTGCAAAAGTTTACAGTCACAGAAATGACGCATGAATGGGCAGCAAGGATAAGACGGGTGGAGATCACAAGACAGAAAGTTATGAATATTTATGACGGTTCACTAACGTAAAAAGCAATGCACACAGGTGCACACGTGACATGAGATTATAAACTACCCGTGTCAAGTTCAAGCTTGACAGATAGGTGGAGACCGTGGTAATTACCGTTTGATACAAAATGAATCTTGTGCAATAAAAATCACTGTAACACTAGTTTTTGCTCCCATATTGCTTTTGATATTGTTTGAGTCACAATTCTCCTTTGAATCGTGACCTAAAACGTGTATGAAATTGTGTTTGGCTAGCCCTCCAAAATTGTGTTTTCTATAAATCCCCTGCCACCCTTGGGCAAATGCTAAAGACAACAAAAGCATAGCACCTACATATCTTCAGAAAACAAACTTAGCTGCTAAATTCTTAAGATGCATAGAAGTATAATATCCACTAAGTGATAAATCATTTCGGGGTTGGAAACTAACTTAACATCTgcacaaatatatatacaaaataaaaatagatgaaGCCTAATAAATAAACCAAACACCTAGAAACCAGAGAATTGCATAGTAAATTAGTATGCAATTACACTCATCCCACGGTTCGCAAATCAATAGACAAATTTGAAAGGCTTACTAGTGAGTGCTTGACGATATGCCTGAACAACTGCTCTTGCCAAGATTCCTCCACCCATTACAAGCAAGTTCGCAAGAATCTTAGCAGCCTGCACAAACAGAGCAGTACTGAAAATTATCATCCACAGATAACAGATTATTTCtctctttcacttttttttctccctTTTGATGATACATAGATAAAAAGCGTGGGTTAGCCCTAATCTAGGTCTTGAAACTACGACACCCCAAAACAAACTAAACTACACCAACACAGAAATCACAACCCAGTTACATGCAtaacaatcaatgaaaacaaaataaccaaGGTTGgctacaaaaacaaaaaatttataacacCCTTTGATCAAACGGCCATACCTGCAAATAAAACCCATCTAAAATCTAAATCTCATGAGACAACgagaacaaaagaaaatcaaagagGAATCTATAGAAGAAACAATAAACCCCTTCTGATACACAAGCTTGGATTCTCGATTCCCTGATGCACAGAAGGTAAACAGCATATAACAGAGAGTTGATAgaaaaaacaatagaaaaagaagaacataCCATAGCTAGAGAATCAGCAATACGAAACCCTTGCGATAAACAAGCTGggggtttttcttcttctctgtaGATGAGAAAATATAAGCTTGCGGACCAaaaattgagttaattttttggtttaaaCACGAAACAAGGATTATCTTCTTCTACAAGAAAATATGCGTGCGGAAGAGGAGGAAAAGAATACGCCGGTGGTGGAGGAGGCTAGGGTTCCAATTTGAGAATTGTAAAGCTATTCTGTGACAATACATGTTTAGAAAATTCTGGAACCTCTGCAATGACTAAACTAGACACCATTGTATTAATCacgttataataaaataaaattaataataccaTTTAGTTATTATATGTTCCCAAAGATacatatatgtttaatttatttatttaacttattaaataataataaataataataattttaacttttttttctatacttcTATAGtggattattttatatatatatatatatatatatatatatatatatattctaattttatgtaatttttattttaaattaaaatagttacatttttatttttatcttttaaatgattgttatcaaaatttaatcattacataaattaaaatagttactttatcattttatcttttttaataactactcttttaattcaaataattattaataataaaaatctacttagttaaaaaaataaaaattatttattttataattatttttaataaaaaatattctataatttaataaatttatgctaaaagaataaatatataagtaaattgatataattttaagattatttgaatcacaagtttaaagtaaattgatataataaaataaattagtaataataataatattggaaAGCAGTTAGAGACATATAACAGAGACATTCCAAAATATACGGCATTTTATGTCATCAAGTTATAATATTGAAAAGCAGTTAGAAacatataatagaatattaa includes these proteins:
- the LOC108343810 gene encoding mitochondrial import inner membrane translocase subunit PAM16 like 2, which produces MAAKILANLLVMGGGILARAVVQAYRQALTNAAKTGVAQETIQNTIRRASKAMTEQEARQILGVSAETPWEDIIKKYDSLFESNAKSGSFYLQSKVQRAKECLEEVQHGKSQNTTS